Within the Maridesulfovibrio zosterae DSM 11974 genome, the region TCATCGCCTTCAAGAACAGATACCACGCAAGGTCCGGAAATCATAAACTCAACCAGTTCACCGAAGAATGGACGCTCTTTGTGTACAGCGTAAAATCCTTCAGCCTGAACCTGAGTCATGTGGATCATTTTGGTTGCTTTGATTTTAAGACCGGAATCAGTGATCATTTTAAGGATGTCACCAATTTTACCGTCTTTAACTGCATCTGGTTTGATGATTGAAAAAGTAAGTTCGCCCATTGTTTAAGTCCTCCAAGTGTATTCAGTTTTATGGATTTTCACATATCTCAGAGTTATATCTGAGTGGAAAGGTAATCTGACAACTCAGGAAAAAAGCATTCTGTCAGTTGCCACACTCTCGCCACGAAGAGAGTAGAATCTTTCAAGCAGATCTTCTACTTTCAGCCCCTTCTTTTCCTTTCCGTAAATATCCAGAATTATCGTGCCTTGATGAAACATAATCAACCTGTCGCCCATATTGATGGCCTGATTCATATTATGGGTAACCATAATAGTCGTCAGTTTTTCACGGTGAACAACGGTGTCGGTTATATCAAGAATTTTTCTTCCTGTCTTTGGGTCAAGCGCTGCTGTATGCTCGTCCAGTAATAAAATTTCTGGTTTAGCCATAGTAGCCATAAGCATGGTTAAAGCTTGTCTTTGTCCACCGGACAGTAGACCAACTTTGTCAGATAGCCTGTTTTCAAGTTCAAGGCCGAGTGTCGCAAGCTGCTCCCTAAAGAGGTTTCTGTCTTTGTTTCGTACTCCAAAACCAAGGCCTCGCCGTTTACCTCGCTTAAGCGCCAAGGCCATATTCTCTTCAATACTAAGTGTTGAACAGGTCCCCAGTAGCGGATCTTGAAATACACGTCCAAGGTATGCTGCCCGTTTATACTCTGGCCAGCTTGTAACATCTGTCCCGTTGATTGTGATTTTACCGCTGGAAAGCAAAAAACTTCCAGCTATGGAATTTAGAAAAGTTGACTTGCCGGCTCCGTTTGACCCTATGACAGTTATAAATTCTCCCGGTTTAACGGAAAGATTGATATTTCGCAGCGCCTTGACTTTATTAACACTGTCTGGATTGAATATCTTGGTAGCGTTTACAACTTTAAGCATTATGATGCCTCCAGCCTATCAGTTTAGTTTTGATCTGCGGAGAAATGAGCGCAGTCACTACCAGTACTGCTGTAATTAAATTTAAATCGCTGGGGGTAAAAGCAAAATCACCAATTCTGACACCCAAAGCAAGGGCAATGGCAATACGGTAAACAATTGACCCCAGCAGAGCTGAAAACATTGCTCTTGTCACGTTGACTTTCCCGAAAAGAGTTTCACCTATAATGACAGAAGCAAGACCCGCAATAATTGTACCTATCCCCATGTTTACATCTGCTGCACCCTGATTTTGTGCAACCAGTGCTCCTGACATGGCAACCATTGCATTAGATAATCCTACACCAAAAATTATCATCATATCACGGTTAACACCGAGGCTGGTTATCATCTTAGGATTGTCACCAGTTGCCAACATGGCCAGCCCAAATGATGTTTTGAGGAACCAAATTAATATTATTAGTGCTGTCGCTGAAATAAGAGCGAAAAGTATAGGTGTAGATAAATATGGTGGCAGTCCACTAAAATTAACGAATTGATCTATTAAGGTGTCCTCACCTAGAAGTGTGATATTTGGCCTGCCCATGATTCTTATATTTATTGAATAAAGAGATATCATGGTTAAAATACTGGCTAACAGGTGGAGTATTTTAAATTTGGTATTTAAAATACCGGTCACGGCTCCAGCTAGAAAACCTGCTCCGGCTGCCATAATTATCCCTGCAATGGGATGGTAGCCACTGCTTATAGCAACAGCCGAGACAGCAGCCCCAAGCGGTAGACTTCCGTCAACAGTAAGGTCCGGGAAATCCAGTACCCTGAAAGTAAGGTAAACACCCAGAACCATGAGACCAAATGCGGTCCCTTGTTCCAGAGCACCCATAAAGGCGTATAAGCTGATCATTTTATTTAAGTCTGTTAAGTTTAGAGGATAAAAAGCACACTAAAAAAGGCGCAGAATGTACTGCGCCTTTAACTCTATTATGTTCATTTTGCAAATATGATTTATTTG harbors:
- the ndk gene encoding nucleoside-diphosphate kinase, encoding MGELTFSIIKPDAVKDGKIGDILKMITDSGLKIKATKMIHMTQVQAEGFYAVHKERPFFGELVEFMISGPCVVSVLEGDDAIKRYRDLMGATNPNEAAEGTIRKAFGAGIEANACHGSDGPDTAAIEVPYFFSNLELVN
- a CDS encoding ABC transporter ATP-binding protein codes for the protein MLKVVNATKIFNPDSVNKVKALRNINLSVKPGEFITVIGSNGAGKSTFLNSIAGSFLLSSGKITINGTDVTSWPEYKRAAYLGRVFQDPLLGTCSTLSIEENMALALKRGKRRGLGFGVRNKDRNLFREQLATLGLELENRLSDKVGLLSGGQRQALTMLMATMAKPEILLLDEHTAALDPKTGRKILDITDTVVHREKLTTIMVTHNMNQAINMGDRLIMFHQGTIILDIYGKEKKGLKVEDLLERFYSLRGESVATDRMLFS
- a CDS encoding ABC transporter permease, producing MISLYAFMGALEQGTAFGLMVLGVYLTFRVLDFPDLTVDGSLPLGAAVSAVAISSGYHPIAGIIMAAGAGFLAGAVTGILNTKFKILHLLASILTMISLYSINIRIMGRPNITLLGEDTLIDQFVNFSGLPPYLSTPILFALISATALIILIWFLKTSFGLAMLATGDNPKMITSLGVNRDMMIIFGVGLSNAMVAMSGALVAQNQGAADVNMGIGTIIAGLASVIIGETLFGKVNVTRAMFSALLGSIVYRIAIALALGVRIGDFAFTPSDLNLITAVLVVTALISPQIKTKLIGWRHHNA